In the genome of Sulfuricurvum sp., one region contains:
- a CDS encoding LysR family transcriptional regulator: MVNLELYRSFVAVYRIGTVSGAAEHCDLTQPAVSQQLAGLEKKMGKLLFERTPRKMVPTPDGKELYTQIAQAFDVLDNISKIDAIGNSFSLLRIGAPLEFFYEEFIKTPLPDIFRYRFVFDTSDVLLDKLEAGELDIVISTEQKTRKGVVFQKFKEENFLLVGSVDSNPPDGGEDKILHQWLLNQPWISYDVQLPIIRRYWMKRFHERPKILPKLVIPNLHAILKAVQMGKGISVLPDYLCKSLLENQQLRRIDTIDIDVGNSLWLCYKKMGQNKNNVHDFLSLLNINF, translated from the coding sequence ATGGTTAATTTGGAACTTTATAGAAGCTTTGTAGCAGTATATAGAATCGGCACGGTTTCCGGTGCAGCTGAACATTGCGATTTGACACAACCGGCAGTTAGTCAACAGTTAGCAGGCTTAGAAAAAAAGATGGGGAAGCTATTGTTTGAACGTACACCGCGTAAAATGGTTCCAACACCGGATGGGAAGGAGTTGTACACGCAGATAGCTCAAGCATTTGATGTATTGGATAATATTTCTAAGATTGATGCTATTGGTAATTCGTTTTCACTACTCCGAATTGGCGCACCTTTGGAATTTTTTTATGAGGAATTTATTAAAACACCGTTGCCGGATATATTTCGATACCGATTTGTATTTGACACTAGTGACGTATTGCTAGATAAGCTCGAAGCAGGTGAGTTGGATATTGTAATATCGACAGAACAAAAAACGAGAAAAGGGGTTGTTTTTCAAAAATTTAAAGAAGAAAATTTTCTTTTAGTCGGTTCCGTTGATTCTAATCCTCCCGATGGCGGTGAAGATAAGATTTTGCATCAATGGCTTTTGAACCAACCGTGGATAAGTTATGATGTTCAATTACCGATTATTAGACGATATTGGATGAAGCGATTTCATGAGCGACCAAAAATATTACCAAAATTGGTCATTCCAAATTTGCATGCTATTTTGAAAGCTGTTCAAATGGGAAAGGGGATTAGTGTATTGCCCGATTATCTTTGTAAAAGTTTGTTAGAGAATCAACAACTTAGACGAATTGATACTATCGATATTGATGTGGGCAATTCATTATGGTTATGTTATAAAAAAATGGGACAAAATAAAAATAACGTACACGATTTTTTGAGTTTATTAAATATCAATTTTTAG
- a CDS encoding helix-turn-helix domain-containing protein: protein MSSLVPLVATDYIQSNFKEHTITANGIILAKYFSVTDHYRSEAFVNQHLLNIVLKGEKHLHIKSVDIVVRAGEAFFLARGEYIMSEMTAEDEYACLLIFFDDTVALNLFRSIPTLDVTKNMKSDGFFRVKLTDSLQAAGEALLRLTEEKPKFADELLILKLQEIILLLASSDQGEEFSTYFKSSMFGKADLALFMNENFTQTWSLSEFAQRSGRSLSAFKSDFFKLYATTPMEWLWGKRLEKAKFLIENGWSDIGEAAYNCGFKSHSHFTRMFKERYAQLPKKLQG, encoded by the coding sequence ATGAGCTCACTCGTCCCACTCGTCGCTACCGATTACATTCAATCCAATTTCAAAGAACACACTATTACTGCTAATGGAATCATACTGGCAAAATATTTTTCGGTCACCGACCACTATCGAAGCGAAGCTTTCGTCAATCAGCATCTACTCAATATCGTCTTAAAAGGTGAAAAACACTTACATATAAAGAGTGTAGATATTGTCGTCCGTGCGGGAGAAGCTTTTTTCCTCGCCAGAGGTGAATATATCATGAGTGAGATGACGGCAGAGGATGAATACGCCTGTCTGCTGATTTTTTTTGATGACACGGTAGCACTTAATCTGTTCCGCTCAATCCCAACGTTAGATGTCACCAAAAATATGAAAAGTGACGGTTTCTTTCGCGTCAAATTAACCGACAGCCTCCAAGCCGCAGGTGAAGCATTACTCCGACTCACAGAAGAAAAACCGAAATTCGCCGATGAACTCTTAATCCTAAAACTCCAAGAGATTATCTTACTACTAGCAAGTTCCGATCAGGGAGAGGAGTTTAGCACCTATTTTAAATCCTCCATGTTCGGTAAAGCCGATTTGGCACTCTTTATGAACGAAAATTTTACTCAGACGTGGAGTTTATCGGAATTTGCACAACGTAGCGGTAGAAGTTTGAGCGCATTTAAAAGCGATTTTTTCAAACTCTACGCCACCACACCGATGGAGTGGCTATGGGGGAAAAGACTGGAGAAAGCCAAGTTTTTAATAGAGAATGGCTGGAGTGATATCGGAGAAGCGGCGTACAATTGCGGTTTCAAAAGCCACTCCCATTTTACACGTATGTTTAAAGAGCGATACGCTCAATTGCCTAAAAAACTTCAGGGATAA